Sequence from the Herbaspirillum sp. meg3 genome:
TAAAATTGCTAACAATATAAATAATATGCGGTGAAGCTCACTTCTACTACCTACCAGTTGCTGTCACTTTTACAACGACAGCACGGGTCAAACAATAAACCTGTACGACTAATCTTCTGCGCCATCCAGCAAGCCCTTGCGCAGGACTTTAAGCTCTTCTCGCAGATTAGCAACCTGTTCGAGCGGTGGCAAGGAGCACATGAGTCGCTGCGGAACGGCGATTGCCCGTTTGCGCAGAGCACGGCCCTCCTGGCTCAGGCGCACCACCACGCGGCGCTCGTCTTCCACATCACGGGCACGATGCAGCAAACCCATCGTTTCCATGCGTTTGAGCAAAGGTGTCAGGGTACCCGAATCGAGGAACAGCTTGCCGCCCAGATCGGAAACCGTGACTTCGTCCTTTTCCCACAAGACCAGCATCACGAGATATTGCGGATACGTCAGATCGATGTCTTTCAGTATCTTCTTGTACACCTTGGTCATCGCCAGCGACGCCGAGTACATGGCGAAGCACAGTTGATTTTCAAGCATGAGTGCCTGATCAATCGCTGCTGCCTGTGTCGTCGATGTGTTTGCGTTTGCCATGGATTGAATAATACATAGTCAAAAATTAAATTGCAAGCAATTTAAATGAAAATCTGTATTGATTTAAAAATACAACAAACTTGCAAAGATGCAAGTTTGCCTTTGAATCAGCCTGTTTCAACACACCGCCAACGCCGGTCAACGTTCAAAGCGTTGCTCCACCATCTCTTTGCCCCACTGCGCACCCGGCCATTCTTCCTTGAGCTGAAAGCCGTAGCTCTCATACAGACGTCGGGCCGCATCAAGCCCCTGGAATGTCCACAGCTGGATGGATGCAAACCCTTGCGCATCACAAAATGCCATGGCGGCATCCATCAGGCGGCGTCCTACACCCGCCCCGCGCAAACCATCGTCGACGATAAACCAGCGCAGGTGCGCTTTGTTGTCGCCCAGATCCTGACCGTCTATGGCGACCGAACCGACAATACGCTCGCCTTGCAACGCCAACCATAAGCCGTTGCGCGCATGCTCAAGACGAGGAACGAATTCCGCCAGTCCTGCCGCCACCTTGCTCTCGAAATAACTGTCGAAGCCCACGCTGCGCGCATAAAACATCGCATGCATCTGCACGATTCGGCCGATCACACCGGCCTGATAACCGGCAACGATGCGAATGTCATCGGCTTGCACGATTGCCTCGCCCGACCGGCGCGCCGCCAGCGCTTGGGCATAAACCCTCAGTCCCTGTGCCACAGCGTGCTGCTGATCCGCATTCAGTTGCTCCAGCGCGCCAACGACCTGTTTGCGGCCAAACGACTGGACGGCGGTTAGTGTGCGGCGGCCTTGCGGCGTCAGCGCCAGCCATTTGACGCGGCCGTCAACGTCGCTGGCCTGCTCCTGCAATTCGCCGGCCTCCACCAGCTTGCGCACCATGCGGCTGACGCTGGATTTTTCCAGGCCGAGGAATTCGGCAAGCTGTGCGGCGCTCATCGACTTGCGTGCGCCGATCTCGATAATCGCGTGGACTGCGGACGGCGGATAGTCGGTCGCCGCCAGCGTGGATTGCATGAAACCCAACTCGCGCACCATCCGGCGCGAAGCGGTACGGATACCGTCGACGAAAGAAAAATCTACTGAGGAGTCCGCTTTTTGCATGTTTTCCATCCCTTTTCAATATAGTTGTATTATACAACTATAAATCCAAAAATCATCACGGTAGAAATGCCTCTCATCAGGAGAAACCACATGGAAACGATGCTGAAAAAGGAATCCAACGCCAGTCCGCACAACATGGCCGGGAAGGTTGTCCTGGTGACAGGCGGCGGTAGCGGCATCGGCCGTGCCGCAGCGATTCGCATGGCGCAGGCGGGGGCAAGCGCCGTGGTGATTGCAGGCCGGCGTCAATCAGAGGGAGAAGCCGTAGCCGCCGAATGCCTCGCCGCCGGCGCACAGAGCTGCTACGTACAAACCGACGTGACACAGGAAAACGACGTCCAGCGGCTGATCGACACTGTCCTGGCACGCTTCGGACGCCTGGATGCGGCCTTCAACAACGCCGGCCGCCAAGAACGGCGCGCATCTCTGCACGCACAGGAATCCGGCATTTACGACGCCGTCTTCGACGCCAACGTCCGTGCCGTATTTTTGTGCATGAAATATCAATTGCCGCCCATGCTGGCGCAGGGCAACGGCAGCATCGTCATCAACACGTCTGTCAGCGGCGTACGCAATCCCAATCCCGGACTGGCGCTCTACTCCGCCTCCAAAGCCGCCACCATCTCTCTGATGAAATCGGCAGCCATGGAATACGCACCCCAAGGCATCCGCATCAACGCGATTGCTCCGGGCAGGGTCGTCACCGACATGATGCTGGCATCAGGCATTGCCGACATGTCCGCCGTGGCGGCGGGCTTGCCACTCAAACGCATGGGA
This genomic interval carries:
- a CDS encoding MarR family winged helix-turn-helix transcriptional regulator → MANANTSTTQAAAIDQALMLENQLCFAMYSASLAMTKVYKKILKDIDLTYPQYLVMLVLWEKDEVTVSDLGGKLFLDSGTLTPLLKRMETMGLLHRARDVEDERRVVVRLSQEGRALRKRAIAVPQRLMCSLPPLEQVANLREELKVLRKGLLDGAED
- a CDS encoding helix-turn-helix domain-containing GNAT family N-acetyltransferase — its product is MQKADSSVDFSFVDGIRTASRRMVRELGFMQSTLAATDYPPSAVHAIIEIGARKSMSAAQLAEFLGLEKSSVSRMVRKLVEAGELQEQASDVDGRVKWLALTPQGRRTLTAVQSFGRKQVVGALEQLNADQQHAVAQGLRVYAQALAARRSGEAIVQADDIRIVAGYQAGVIGRIVQMHAMFYARSVGFDSYFESKVAAGLAEFVPRLEHARNGLWLALQGERIVGSVAIDGQDLGDNKAHLRWFIVDDGLRGAGVGRRLMDAAMAFCDAQGFASIQLWTFQGLDAARRLYESYGFQLKEEWPGAQWGKEMVEQRFER
- a CDS encoding SDR family NAD(P)-dependent oxidoreductase, whose protein sequence is METMLKKESNASPHNMAGKVVLVTGGGSGIGRAAAIRMAQAGASAVVIAGRRQSEGEAVAAECLAAGAQSCYVQTDVTQENDVQRLIDTVLARFGRLDAAFNNAGRQERRASLHAQESGIYDAVFDANVRAVFLCMKYQLPPMLAQGNGSIVINTSVSGVRNPNPGLALYSASKAATISLMKSAAMEYAPQGIRINAIAPGRVVTDMMLASGIADMSAVAAGLPLKRMGQPEEVAEAVLWLLSDAASYVVGHVLAADGGFLAS